In a single window of the Euleptes europaea isolate rEulEur1 chromosome 4, rEulEur1.hap1, whole genome shotgun sequence genome:
- the RPS24 gene encoding 40S ribosomal protein S24, with protein MTNRLLQRKQMVIDVLHPGKATVPKTEIREKLAKMYKTTPDVIFVFGFRTHFGGGKTTGFGMIYDSLDYAKKNEPKHRLARHGLYEKKKTSRKQRKERKNRMKKVRGTAKATVGAGKK; from the exons ATGACGAACAGGCTGCTCCAGCGCAAGCAGATG GTGATTGATGTCCTTCATCCTGGAAAAGCCACCGTCCCCAAAACTGAGATCCGTGAGAAGTTGGCCAAAATGTACAAAACCACCCCCGACGTCATTTTTGTCTTTGGCTTCAGGACTCATTTTGGGGGTGGGAAAACTACCGGCTTTGGCATGATCTACGATTCCCTCGACTACGCCAAGAAGAATGAGCCAAAGCACAGACTGGCGAGG CATGGCCTGtatgagaagaaaaagacttcTAGAAAACAGCGCAAAGAGCGTAAGAACAGGATGAAGAAAGTCAGGGGCACGGCCAAAGCGACTGTCGGGGCCGGCAAGAAG tgA